A part of Aegilops tauschii subsp. strangulata cultivar AL8/78 chromosome 2, Aet v6.0, whole genome shotgun sequence genomic DNA contains:
- the LOC109759476 gene encoding protein PSK SIMULATOR 1 isoform X1, with protein sequence MDCNGCYMLKSRRSIGVADVEFDDPAGGITELPDSIDLAHKQKVSGVWEAKVRDNMESTSRSFILSPKDDGFFISGSSKLHESTSEEASVSGKMATSQPAKDTSGNNGTSKVSRTGSGLGAAGMAGYGRAVEILDTLGCLMTTLSPDGGFISRTTKGTQISILAFEVANTILKGASVMQSLSEDSVTYFKQVVLPSEGVQNLISSDMGELMRIVANDRREELKVFSQEIVRFGNRCKNPQWHNLDRYFVKLESESVPQKQLKETATVEMQKLMALVQRTTDLYHELHALDRFEQDYRCQLKGSESSNQIEKDSFAGDNIQVVKLELKTQRSYVKNLKKRSLWSKTLEQVVEKLVDIVQYLHVEINVSYGTYDGGELSSAVNCQRLGPAGLALHYANTIIQIYSIVSRSGYVPANSRDALYQGLPPRVRLALPNKLRTSSMPRELTIDQIRAMMERTLKWLVPMAINTTCARGFLRFSEWAKSGTERVGRGPGRPDVIETLYHAEKAKTEAYILELVVRLHHLVSQSNRPANVKKAQSM encoded by the exons ATGGACTGCAACGGCTGCTACA TGTTGAAATCAAGAAGGAGTATTGGCGTTGCCGATGTCGAGTTCGATGATCCAGCGGGCGGTATCACCGAGTTACCCGACTCGATAGACCTTGCACACAAACAGAAGGTCAGCGGTGTTTGGGAAGCTAAAGTGAGGGATAATATGGAGTCGACGAGCCGATCCTTTATCTTGTCCCCTAAGGATGATGGCTTCTTTATTTCCGGGAGTAGTAAGCTGCACGAATCAACATCAGAAGAGGCATCTGTGTCTGGGAAAATGGCGACATCTCAGCCGGCGAAAGACACATCTGGAAACAATGGAACAAGCAAG GTTTCTAGAACAGGTTCAGGGCTTGGCGCAGCCGGCATGGCCGGGTATGGGAGAGCAGTGGAAATTCTAGACACACTAGGCTGCCTGATGACAACCTTAAGCCCGGATGGTGGTTTTATTTCTAGGACGACCAAAGGGACTCAGATATCAATTCTAGCTTTTGAGGTTGCTAACACAATACTGAAAGGCGCGAGTGTTATGCAATCTCTCTCGGAAGACTCTGTCACATACTTCAAACAGGTGGTGCTTCCTTCTGAAGGCGTGCAGAATTTGATTTCCAGTGACATGGGCGAGTTGATGCGGATTGTAGCTAATGACAGAAG GGAAGAGCTGAAAGTATTTTCACAAGAGATAGTCAGGTTTGGCAACCGTTGTAAAAATCCTCAATGGCATAATCTGGACCGCTATTTTGTAAA ACTAGAATCAGAAAGTGTACCCCAGAAGCAGCTGAAAGAAACAGCCACAGTGGAGATGCAAAAGCTGATGGCTCTTGTTCAACGTACAACT GATTTATATCATGAGCTACATGCCTTAGATAGATTTGAGCAAGATTACCGCTGTCAACTAAAGGGAAGTGAAAGTTCAAATCAGATTGAAAAAG ATAGCTTTGCAGGAGATAATATTCAAGTTGTGAAACTCGAGTTGAAGACTCAAAGAAGTTACGTGAAGAACTTGAAGAAAAGATCTCTGTGGTCAAAGACATTGGAACAA GTTGTTGAGAAGCTTGTTGACATTGTGCAGTATTTACATGTTGAGATCAATGTCTCGTATGGAACTTATG ATGGAGGTGAACTGAGTTCTGCTGTGAACTGTCAGAGACTAGGACCTGCTGGACTTGCATTGCACTATGCAAACACTATCATACAGATCTACAGCATT GTTTCTCGGTCAGGGTATGTACCCGCAAATTCAAGAGATGCCCTTTACCAAGGATTGCCACCAAGGGTCAGGTTGGCTCTACCAAATAAATTAAGAACTTCCTCAATGCCTCGGGAG CTCACTATTGATCAGATCAGGGCAATGATGGAGAGAACTCTGAAATGGCTTGTTCCGATGGCCATCAATACCACCTG TGCCCGAGGCTTCTTGCGGTTTAGTGAATGGGCAAAATCAGG CACCGAGCGGGTTGGAAGAGGACCGGGTCGACCGGACGTGAtcgagacgctctaccacgctgagAAGGCAAAGACAGAGGCTTACATACTCGAGTTGGTCGTGCGGCTTCACCACCTTGTTAGCCAGAGCAACCGGCCGGCAAATGTTAAAAAAGCCCAGTCCATGTAA
- the LOC109759476 gene encoding protein PSK SIMULATOR 1 isoform X2 has product MDCNGCYMLKSRRSIGVADVEFDDPAGGITELPDSIDLAHKQKVSGVWEAKVRDNMESTSRSFILSPKDDGFFISGSSKLHESTSEEASVSGKMATSQPAKDTSGNNGTSKVSRTGSGLGAAGMAGYGRAVEILDTLGCLMTTLSPDGGFISRTTKGTQISILAFEVANTILKGASVMQSLSEDSVTYFKQVVLPSEGVQNLISSDMGELMRIVANDRREELKVFSQEIVRFGNRCKNPQWHNLDRYFVKLESESVPQKQLKETATVEMQKLMALVQRTTDLYHELHALDRFEQDYRCQLKGSESSNQIEKGDNIQVVKLELKTQRSYVKNLKKRSLWSKTLEQVVEKLVDIVQYLHVEINVSYGTYDGGELSSAVNCQRLGPAGLALHYANTIIQIYSIVSRSGYVPANSRDALYQGLPPRVRLALPNKLRTSSMPRELTIDQIRAMMERTLKWLVPMAINTTCARGFLRFSEWAKSGTERVGRGPGRPDVIETLYHAEKAKTEAYILELVVRLHHLVSQSNRPANVKKAQSM; this is encoded by the exons ATGGACTGCAACGGCTGCTACA TGTTGAAATCAAGAAGGAGTATTGGCGTTGCCGATGTCGAGTTCGATGATCCAGCGGGCGGTATCACCGAGTTACCCGACTCGATAGACCTTGCACACAAACAGAAGGTCAGCGGTGTTTGGGAAGCTAAAGTGAGGGATAATATGGAGTCGACGAGCCGATCCTTTATCTTGTCCCCTAAGGATGATGGCTTCTTTATTTCCGGGAGTAGTAAGCTGCACGAATCAACATCAGAAGAGGCATCTGTGTCTGGGAAAATGGCGACATCTCAGCCGGCGAAAGACACATCTGGAAACAATGGAACAAGCAAG GTTTCTAGAACAGGTTCAGGGCTTGGCGCAGCCGGCATGGCCGGGTATGGGAGAGCAGTGGAAATTCTAGACACACTAGGCTGCCTGATGACAACCTTAAGCCCGGATGGTGGTTTTATTTCTAGGACGACCAAAGGGACTCAGATATCAATTCTAGCTTTTGAGGTTGCTAACACAATACTGAAAGGCGCGAGTGTTATGCAATCTCTCTCGGAAGACTCTGTCACATACTTCAAACAGGTGGTGCTTCCTTCTGAAGGCGTGCAGAATTTGATTTCCAGTGACATGGGCGAGTTGATGCGGATTGTAGCTAATGACAGAAG GGAAGAGCTGAAAGTATTTTCACAAGAGATAGTCAGGTTTGGCAACCGTTGTAAAAATCCTCAATGGCATAATCTGGACCGCTATTTTGTAAA ACTAGAATCAGAAAGTGTACCCCAGAAGCAGCTGAAAGAAACAGCCACAGTGGAGATGCAAAAGCTGATGGCTCTTGTTCAACGTACAACT GATTTATATCATGAGCTACATGCCTTAGATAGATTTGAGCAAGATTACCGCTGTCAACTAAAGGGAAGTGAAAGTTCAAATCAGATTGAAAAAG GAGATAATATTCAAGTTGTGAAACTCGAGTTGAAGACTCAAAGAAGTTACGTGAAGAACTTGAAGAAAAGATCTCTGTGGTCAAAGACATTGGAACAA GTTGTTGAGAAGCTTGTTGACATTGTGCAGTATTTACATGTTGAGATCAATGTCTCGTATGGAACTTATG ATGGAGGTGAACTGAGTTCTGCTGTGAACTGTCAGAGACTAGGACCTGCTGGACTTGCATTGCACTATGCAAACACTATCATACAGATCTACAGCATT GTTTCTCGGTCAGGGTATGTACCCGCAAATTCAAGAGATGCCCTTTACCAAGGATTGCCACCAAGGGTCAGGTTGGCTCTACCAAATAAATTAAGAACTTCCTCAATGCCTCGGGAG CTCACTATTGATCAGATCAGGGCAATGATGGAGAGAACTCTGAAATGGCTTGTTCCGATGGCCATCAATACCACCTG TGCCCGAGGCTTCTTGCGGTTTAGTGAATGGGCAAAATCAGG CACCGAGCGGGTTGGAAGAGGACCGGGTCGACCGGACGTGAtcgagacgctctaccacgctgagAAGGCAAAGACAGAGGCTTACATACTCGAGTTGGTCGTGCGGCTTCACCACCTTGTTAGCCAGAGCAACCGGCCGGCAAATGTTAAAAAAGCCCAGTCCATGTAA